DNA from Sorangium aterium:
CGTGCACGTCGACCAGCGGCTCAGGGCGCGCTGCCGGTGCGGCCGCGTGCTCCTGCAGGAGGCGGACGGCGAGGGGCGCGGCGATCTCCGCGGCGAGGCGCGCAACGGCGTGGCCGAACGCCTCGAGCGCGTCGGGCGGGATCAGGGTGCTCGAGGGGATGTGCGAGCTACCCACGTGCGCCTCCTCTCTTCGCGGCGAGGTACGGCGCGATCGAGATGACCGGCGCCGGCGCCGGACCGTGAACGAGCTCCACACGCCCGCCGCCCACGTGGACGCAGCGGAGTTCGCGAGCCTCCCTGTGCGCTTGGCGGAGGGCGAACTCGGCATGCACGAGGGCCGATGCGATGAACTGGAGCGCGGCGGCCTCGGGTGTGCCCCGGCGGCTATACGCGAGAGGGCACGCACGCCGGCCGAGCGCCCTCGCCTGCGCGAGGGCGTCGTACTGGGCTCGGATGGGCTTGTCCTTGTCGCGGCTCACGAGCGGCCCCCTTCGCTCTGCGCGCGCTCGTCCTTGATGGACTCGCGCATGCGGCAGTAGAGCTCCCGGGCGACGATCAGGCGCGCTTCGATCTGCCACAGGGCCATGCCCACCGCTTCCGTGTCGACGTCCTCTTCACTTTGAAGCGCGTACCTGATGAGGTTCACTTCTCGCCGTATGCCGTCCTGAATGGCCAAGGTCGGGTCGTCATCCCCGACGAACAGCAGCGACATCATGTCCGCGATCGACGCCTTCCCGAGCTCGTCGGCGCAGGCGTGGAACTCGATGCCGAGCGTGCGCAGGTGCGGGTCGGCGGGATCGCGGACGTCCTTCCTCGCGGGCGGGGATGGCGGCGAGGGCGGCGCTGTCGCGGGCGCCGGCGGGGCCGACCGCGCGGGCGTGACCGGCTGCCCGCCGAACATCGAGAACACCGCATTGGGCTTCTCGAGCCACATGATCATGTCCTCGGGGTTTGCGTCCGCGCCCCTGCGCTCGAGCACGAGCACGAGCGCGTCCAGCACGAGGAGGGCGAGCCACGCCGGGCCCTGCGTCGCGAAGTCAGCCCACGGCCGACGCGCGATGCGCTTGATCAGCTGCCGCAGCGCCTCGTTGATCGTCCCGTGCACCGTCGCGCGGTCTGCGGGGGACGCGCCGCGAGCGTACTTCGACGGCTCGGACGTCGCCTTGCCGGGCGACGCCGGACCGGGCTTGCCCGCGGGGCGCTTCGAACTCTGCCGCCGCGGCTTGGTCGCCTCGTTGGCTCCTCGGTGCCGCGGCTTCGAGCTCGACGATTTCATGCTCGAAGTGGAAATCTTTGCTCGCTTCTCGGAATGCGTTACACGGCTCATGGTCGTCTCCTGCTGACTCAGGGGTCGATCAGGGCCGTCCGGAAGGGTCCAAGCTCCCGGACGGCCCGCTCTACTTCGGGGGCTTATTCCTTCGTCGGCGGTCGCGCCGCGCGTTTCCCTCCTTTCGACGGCTCCGGCAGCGAGGCCTCCAGCGCGTCGGGTTGATCGTCAGGGTCTGGGTGCTCGTCGGAGCCGCGGACCGCGACCCCGTGCTCGCGGCAGAGCCGCGCCACCGAGATCCGCACCGCGGCGGCATCCGAGCGCGCGCCCAGCTTCGGGCGGAGCTTGCGCACCGCCTCGCGGAGCTCGTCGCTCATCGGGACGTTCAGGGTTGCCACTGCACAATGTTGTGCAACGTCGTGCAATCGGTCAACCCGACTGCGCCTCGGGCGTGGCGATTCGGGAGGAACCCTGCTCTGAGGTGCGCGACGCGGCACGACAGGATCGATGCGTCGATCATCGGCGGCTCTTAATGAACTCGGCGCCAAAGTGCGACATGTCGCCTGTGGTACCCGACCGAGGGTCAGATGCATAGACGCCGATGGTTTTCAAGAAAAAAATCAAATCGACGTCGACACTGCCGCTCGCTCGAGTCAAGACCCCGTCGGGGGCAGAAAAGAGCCCTGGTGACGAGCCCGCAGGCCGGGCTTGTCAGATGGAGATTGGATGCACAGCAGCAGTATCCTCGTTTCGCAGCACACCGAAGAAACAAGCAAGTCAGAAAAGATGTGCGAGAAGTGTGTCTCTCTTCTCGACAGTGGAGCAGAGATATCAGCGGTCGTTAGAGCGCGACGCGTCCCGCTGCTTCGCGCAGAGCTCCAGTTTGCTGAATACGGCGTCGTCGTGTCCAAGGACCGACACTGGGCTCGACAGGACGGAATACTAGCTAAGTACGACACCAAGGACTCAAAGAAAAAGGTGGTGTGCAGCTTCCCAGACCACACTGCTCATTTCGACGGAGTCATCGTAAGGACGCTCTGCGGCAGCGTGGTGGTGTTACCGAGCAGGCTGCTTGATGGCCGGAAGATCCGGCTCCGTGATGGCCATCGTCGACCCGGATCTCCGCTCACCGCGATTGCAGCGAGGCGAGGCACCGGGGTGACTGCGGTGGTCGCAGAGCGCCGGTGCGTTCAGTCGGTGTGGAGGGGGAGGCGGTCATCGCCGTCGAGGACGGCGTGGTAGCGAGCGAGAGCGTGGTCGAGCCGATCGAGGTAGTGGAGCACGACGTCGACGGCGTAGAGGCGAGGGCAAAGCGGATCCGGGTCGCTCGGGTAGGGCGCGGTGAGCGCGTCGCGGGCGAGCGCGAGGGAAACGACGAGGGCGGCGACTGCGCTGCCCTCGACGTCACCGCGCCGCGTGTCCCCCTCGGCCAGGGGGGCGGGGTTCATCCGGGCTCCTCTGCGTCCAGTTGCAGGATGCGGCTGAAGACATCGCGCTCGACGAGCTTGCGCTTCTTGCGCGCAGCGGCTCGAAGAGCGGCCGTGGCGAGTCGGTCGGTGTCGCGCAGGCTGCCGGCGGCCGCCTCGTGCAGCATCGCGATCGCGTCGGTGGTGAAGAGCTCTTTCGCGCAGCCGACTCGGTTGAGACGTACACGCAGATAGTCGGCCGTATCGTCCGGCGTGAGCGGATCGATGGTCAATCGGTAATGGAGGCGCGAATACAGGGAGCGATTGCGGCGCACGCGGAGCCGCTCGCCGAGCTCGGGCAAGCCAAGCAACACGAGCGAAAGCAATGCGCGGCTATCCCAGGCGTAATTAAGGAGTATGTGAAGATGATCGAGTGTATCCTGATGAAGTAGATGGGCCTCATCGAGGACGAAGACCGGAAATACTCGTTCCTTCGCGAGTTCCTCGACGTGCGTGCTGACCGCGTAGAAGACGTCTCCAGCGGTGCTGCAGCGCGCGAGACCGAGCGCCAGACAGAGCTGGCGATAGAAGTCCCGGCGTCCAAGCGTCACGTTGGCGCAGTAGGTCAAGCGAAACGTCTGCGGCGAAAGGGCATGACGGAGCGCGCGGAGGAGACACGTCTTGCCAACGCCTGGGTCACCAGCGAGGAGCACGCTCTTTCTGGCGTGCACCGCTTCGATGAGCATCTCGAGTATCGCCTGCTTGGACGGAGGGAGCCAGAGCTCGCCGTCTTCGACCTCCTTTGAAAATGGCTCTGCGGTGAAGCTGAAGTAGCTACAAAAGTCCATGGTCATTCCTCCTCGCCATCGCGGGGCGTTCGTCCGAGAGCCTTGTCCAGAAGCGTTTTCGGCGGGTCGAAGGGCACCCGCGCCTCGTGCGCGACATCAAGGTTGCAGGCCGGCCGCGGGCGACGGGCGTTCTTCACCGGATCGACCCGGTGCAGGGCGAAGCGTTTGCCCTCGTGTTCGATCCAGGGCGGCTCGTTCGGCGTGACGAGGCACCGCGACACCGTGACGAGGTGGCCGGCGAGGAAGCCGAGATCGGTCTCCCAATCCTCTCCATCCATCGAGAGCGTGCTGTCGCGTCGGACGCGCCGACGGGCCTGGGTCGTGAGCGCGTCGCGGAGCTTCCGCTCGTCGAGGTTGTCGGTGACGTGGGGATACCCCTCGTACACCTGCGCGGGGGATTTGCCGAAGAGCGCCGCGTGCGGTGTGCGGTGGTAGTGCTCGTCGACCCAGGCGTAGAGCCGGACGTTGAGGTCGTGCAGCGAGCCGAGCGCTCCGGTGAAGTCCACGCACCTCTCTCGCAACGTCCTCCAGAAGCGCTCCATCTTGCCGCGCGCGGGGGCGTCGTACGGACGGGCGTGGATCAGGGTAGTGCCGAGTCGCTCACACGCCAGGTGCAAGGTGTGCCCGCGGTAGGTCGAGCCGTTATCCAGGTAGAGGGCGTCGGGAGCGCCATGTTTGCGCAGTGCTCGGATGAAGAGCGCCAGCATGTCGACCTCCCGCTCGGCGCTCATCGCCTCGATCGCGAGGATGTACCGGGAGGCGTCGTCGAGCAGCGCGTGGATCCGCACCGGCGCCACGCTGCCGCCAACGAGGATCGGTGACACATGACACACGTCGCCGTGCCACAGAGCGCCGGGGTGCTCGGCCTGCCAGCGCAACCGCACCTTGCCGCCCGTGCGATCGCGCAGCGCGACGCGATCAAGGCGGTGTTCGGCGTACAGGCGTCGCACCGTGGTGGCGGAGATGGCCTCCTTGTCGATCCGGCCCGCCGCGATCAGCGTGTCGAGGATGAGCGAGACCGAGGCGCTCGGGTGCTCTTCTCGAATGTCGAGCAGCATCTGCCGTTGCTCGGGGGTGAGCTCGCGCGCCCGTCCCTTGTCCTTGCGGGGCTTGGGACGCAAGCCTTCGAGACCTTCGGTCTTGTACGCGTAGTACCAACGCTCGAGCGTGGGGACCGAGTAAGTGCGCGGAGAATGGGCGCGCGGTGGGCGAAACCGCTGTTTGCTCAGGTCGGCGAGCGCTTCGGCGAGCTCTCCCCGGTCGAGCTCGCGGTGCATGAGCGAGCCGATGATCTCACTGCGATAGAGCGCTACCGCTTCCGCGTGGTCCTTCGGCTTGAGGGGGTCTTGCACGTCGTGTCCTTTCCGGACCGGTGACACCGCACCGGCCGCACAGCCATCCAAGCGCAAGGCGCTCCGCCGACCGAGGATCCAGCCGGGTGGAGCCCGACATGAGCCCGAGAAGCGGGCCGCTCGCCATCACGCAGCTCGCGCGGCGCCGGCCATGACGGCGGCCTCGAGGACCTCGGCCGCAAAAGGCGCCATCGCGACGAGCGTCATCGCGGCCCGCTCGGCCCGCTGCCGCAGCGAAGCAGCAAGGGGACTGGGGCGGACTGACGGAAAGAGGCGCCCCTGGTCGATGGCGCGTAACCAGCGCCGCACGGTCGCCCAGCTGTCGGCATCGAAGCTGGCAGACCAGGGGCTGACACGCCGCCGCACCTCGATGAGCGCTGCACTGGCGATGCCGACGAGCAGCAGGGCCAGACCGATCGCCGTCGCGGCGAAGTGCCGTCGCGGTGCGACGCCCCGCGGTACGACCGTGATCGTCGCGCCGCAGCGGCGGCATCGATAACGGCGCACCTCGATCGTGACGAGCCCGCCGCGCTCGCCGGCAGCCAGCGGCCCGCGTACCTGCCGGGACCGCGAGCCGTGACCCCACAGCCCCAACCCGCCCCCCAGCGGGCAAGCCGCGGCACCGCAACGCGGGCAGCGGGCTGGCCGCGCGCGATCTACGGTGGGCGGTGAAGCGAGCCAGCCTTTGACATCGAGGTCCAGATGGACGATCTGTTGAGGGCTCCGCTCTTTCAAGCGATTCGGAGCACGACGGGAGGGGGCACGCGGCCAAACGAGCTCCTCCCGTCGCCTATTTTGTGGCCCGCGCCGCGCCGATGCTCCGCTCCTGTCGCTGACCTACCCCGTTCGTGACGCGGACGGGCGAGGAGTCGTGCTGGTAATTTTCGGGAGACGAAGGGAATGCGCGCTCCCTCTTTTCCTGTGCACCCGCATTCGACCGACGCGATCGTGCTCAGGAGGAGCTACGCTGAGAATTTGATCGAACGCGGCGCAATGCATCGCCGGAGAAGGTCCTGGCAGCTTGCTGCCCCCGGACAACGTCGCCATCGACCATGATCCGCCTCGGCGATGGTGCGCTGCGGTGAGCCGGCCGCCCCGCCATCAAAGAGCTGGCTCGACAAGCGCATCATCGGCATCAACGACGGTGCTCAGTAACAGGTGGCGATTGGTCATGTCTGCGCCGGCCATTGGATCGAGGCGTACGAGGATGTGCGTGGATTCATGCTCCGCGAAGATGCAATGGCCCGTCAGCTCGACGCTCTCCGGAGCCAGCCACGGGAGCTTTTGGCCAGCCTTCAAGAGCTTCGGCGTCGTGCGACAAGGCTCCAAGAACTGCGCGCGCAGTTTCAGCGACTCGTGCCCGAGCTCGCAGAAGAGATGGTGCGCAGGCAGACGGCCGCGGCAGGGCCAAGCACCGCGGTTGAATTCAAGGAATACGTATTTGATCCGGCGTCAGGTCGACACAAGCCAGACTACCGGATCGAGCACATCGCTGGCCTTGAATGGTGGGAGCCGGAGGCGTCGCCCGACCGGATCGAACGTTCGGTGTTGCAAGCACAAGCACTGGTAGACGCGATTGGCGAGGCGGGTATCGTCGGTTCGCTCGACGATGAGGGTAGCGTGAAGCGGCTATATTCGCAGCTTCAAGACGTCCGGTCGCTGAGTAAAGATGCGTTGGACTGGGTGTCTTCTCGCGAGAAGTTCTTCAGCCGGGGCAACGTGAGGCGTGTCGTGAAGGCCACCGACTCTCATAGAATCGGAGCGGTCGGGAAGAGATTCAGGTTTTATCATCAAGGCAGGGTCTGTTTCCTTGGTCTTGATGGGTTTGCCCGAGAATGAGTCCGGTGATGCCACGTCGGGCTGCGAGGCCATTGAGCTGATCTCTGAGGGCCGGGCGAGGGCCAGCCCTCGCCGGCGGCGCCGCCCATGGCGATCTCGACCTGAGCGCAGATATCCTTGAGCACCGGCTCGAAGGTCTCTGGGAGCTTCGAGCGGCCCGGCGGCGCGATGCGCAGCGAGACAGGGTGAGCGCGTCTCGTTGCCGGTGAACTCCGTCGCTACGTCCTGATAGCTTCCCGGCATGCTCCACCCGCCCCGTGATGCCGAAATCGTCCATCCCCCGTACCCCGGCAGCGCCGGCATGACGCCGCCCATGCGGGGCGTTGAGGCGATCACCTTGGACTCGTACCCCGAGGTTGCCAGCATCGAGCCGCCCGACCCGCACGTGCACGCGCTCGGGCTTGCCTTGGCGCTCACCGTCGTGGCCCTTCGCCGATGAGCGCCCCGGCCGACGCGCGGCGTGGTGTGCTGCCCGCAGCCGCCTTGCCTCGCCATCCGAGCCCGGGCAGGCTTCGCCCATGGGCCAGCCCGCCGAGAAGCAGCGCCGCGCGACGTACGCCGACCTTGAAGCCGTCCCGCCGAACAAGGTGGCGGAGCTCATCGGGGGCGTGCTCCACGTCATGCCCCGGCCGGCGCCGCGGCATTCCAGGGCGGAGAGCGCGCTGCAGGGGGAGCTCTTCGGCCCGTTCGACCGCGGCCGCGGTGGGCCCGGCGGCTGGACCATCTTGGTCGAGCCGGAACTGCACTTTCCCGACCCGCACGCGCCGGGCGAGATCGACGCGCTCGTGCCCGACCTTGCCGGCTGGCGGATCGAGCGCATGCCCGAGCTGCCCGAGACGGCCTACTTCGCGCTCGCCCCGGACTGGATCTGCGAGGTCCTGAGCCCTTCGACGGAGGACGTCGACCGCGACGAGAAGATGCCGATCTACGCGCGCGAGGGCGTGCGGCACGCGTGGCTGGTCGACCCTGTCAAAAGGACGCTGGAGGTGTACGTGCTCGGCGCGGATCGCCGCTGGGGACCTGCGGTCGTCCACCGCGATGCCGCACGGGTTCGCGTCGAGCCCTTCGAGGCCATCGAGCTCGACCTCTCGGTCCTCTGGGCGAGGTAGGCGGCCGCTCTCGCCAGCGCGATGGCACGGGCGCTTCGACCGCGGCGAGGGTGAGGAGCGGCGCTGCGTCGTGGTAGCTTCGCTGCATGATCCTCCCACCCCAGGACGCAGAGATCCTTGATCCGCCCTACCCCGGC
Protein-coding regions in this window:
- a CDS encoding ExeA family protein, coding for MTMDFCSYFSFTAEPFSKEVEDGELWLPPSKQAILEMLIEAVHARKSVLLAGDPGVGKTCLLRALRHALSPQTFRLTYCANVTLGRRDFYRQLCLALGLARCSTAGDVFYAVSTHVEELAKERVFPVFVLDEAHLLHQDTLDHLHILLNYAWDSRALLSLVLLGLPELGERLRVRRNRSLYSRLHYRLTIDPLTPDDTADYLRVRLNRVGCAKELFTTDAIAMLHEAAAGSLRDTDRLATAALRAAARKKRKLVERDVFSRILQLDAEEPG
- a CDS encoding DDE-type integrase/transposase/recombinase, translating into MQDPLKPKDHAEAVALYRSEIIGSLMHRELDRGELAEALADLSKQRFRPPRAHSPRTYSVPTLERWYYAYKTEGLEGLRPKPRKDKGRARELTPEQRQMLLDIREEHPSASVSLILDTLIAAGRIDKEAISATTVRRLYAEHRLDRVALRDRTGGKVRLRWQAEHPGALWHGDVCHVSPILVGGSVAPVRIHALLDDASRYILAIEAMSAEREVDMLALFIRALRKHGAPDALYLDNGSTYRGHTLHLACERLGTTLIHARPYDAPARGKMERFWRTLRERCVDFTGALGSLHDLNVRLYAWVDEHYHRTPHAALFGKSPAQVYEGYPHVTDNLDERKLRDALTTQARRRVRRDSTLSMDGEDWETDLGFLAGHLVTVSRCLVTPNEPPWIEHEGKRFALHRVDPVKNARRPRPACNLDVAHEARVPFDPPKTLLDKALGRTPRDGEEE
- a CDS encoding DUF6431 domain-containing protein; its protein translation is MKERSPQQIVHLDLDVKGWLASPPTVDRARPARCPRCGAAACPLGGGLGLWGHGSRSRQVRGPLAAGERGGLVTIEVRRYRCRRCGATITVVPRGVAPRRHFAATAIGLALLLVGIASAALIEVRRRVSPWSASFDADSWATVRRWLRAIDQGRLFPSVRPSPLAASLRQRAERAAMTLVAMAPFAAEVLEAAVMAGAARAA
- a CDS encoding Uma2 family endonuclease, which encodes MGQPAEKQRRATYADLEAVPPNKVAELIGGVLHVMPRPAPRHSRAESALQGELFGPFDRGRGGPGGWTILVEPELHFPDPHAPGEIDALVPDLAGWRIERMPELPETAYFALAPDWICEVLSPSTEDVDRDEKMPIYAREGVRHAWLVDPVKRTLEVYVLGADRRWGPAVVHRDAARVRVEPFEAIELDLSVLWAR